The Lolium perenne isolate Kyuss_39 chromosome 6, Kyuss_2.0, whole genome shotgun sequence genome segment GGGGCGCAACATCCTTGCACCGGGTTCAGGATTTCAGATTCATATCAGAGGCGAGTCACATGCTGCCATACGGCCTTGTCTCTAACCTGCCATGAGCAGAGACCACTAGGTAGTGCTGACATTATTACTGTATTACATCTACGCTAGTACACATAATTTACCGCTCCATCTCGATCGATCCCACAGTCGCTCTTACATGTTCGTGTCATGAATCATGATGGAATCAGCGTAGCAAAAAGAAGGGGTAATAGCTAGGAATCGCTAAGTGTGCAAGACGGTACACGAGATATCAATCGAGCTCGAGCAACGGAAGCTGATGAGTAATTAACCAAAACAAGACCAGAAGTTGTTGGTATCGCCAACACTTGCAGCCATGACAGCATAGCGGCGCAGCGTTCTCAGGGTGAGGCCACGCCGCCGTCAAGGAATGTAAGCGACTATCTACTTGGACGATCTAGCTAGGGGTTGTAGAGGCGGCCGGCGCAGCGGCATTTCCACCCGAGCGGCTTGTAGTTGGAGTACTGCGCGTAGGCGGCGGCCTCGTCGGCGGCGCTGCGGGACGTCGACGGCCGGCTAGAACCCGAGGGGAGCGTCGTGGCCACCTGGATGGGCTTGCAGGGGTTGCAGGCGTTGCACCGGTTATGGCAGCTCGGCGGCGTCGACCCCAGCCGCGACTTGTCCTCCGCCAAGTTCTGCACACAAATAAACCCAAAGCACTTCAGTTAGACCAACCTATCAATGGCGTCATTGAGAGAATGAGAGATGCGAGAGTGACGTCGTACCTGGAAAGAGGAGAGGGTCGTCGTGGTGCGGCTGCATGTTGCAGCTCCGAGGAGGAAGCTAAGAACCATGGCCACGAGGAATGCTCGGAGAGGGGATTTGCTCATGGCCATCCGACCATCTCGATCGTTACAGCCAGAAAGTATGTAGTGATGAGAGGTTAAAGAGAAGCGAAGCTTCTAGCCTGGAGTGATGTTGAAGCGAAGCTAAGCTAGCTTTGCCTTGTGTGTACCTTCTTTGATCAGACTGGCTAGAGCTAAAGATGCAGCTAGAAGAAACCTATAGCAACTCCACCTGCTAGGTTGGCCGGCAGTGATGATGCCACAGGTTAGGAGGATGGAAGGAAGTGTGGTCAGTGGCCTATGAGAAGCTTGGTTGCAAAGGGGAGTAGAGGGATGGAACGAGACGGGCATATATGTATGGGAGCCTGGGATGCCGCTGCTGCTGAATGGAGGTCGCAAAAGACAGAGGTGGTgaccacccctggaccatggctgCCGCTTGTGTAACTATCACTTCCGACGGTGCAAACACACGATTTGTAGTGTCATCCCCTCTCCTCTCGACGAAGTCTTACTACCTTGGTTCGGAAAAAAGGCGTATAAATTTGATTTAAGCTTCTTAAATTTATCACATATATAATAAAATTTTAATACCTATAACATGGATAAACAATCTTATAATCGACCCCCTCCTGACTCCCTCCACCTAAACTTAGCGGCCACCCTCCACATCTCCTTCCTCGCCGCTGTTGGAGCGGCGACGGGGCCCTTCTACACCGGCGGCGCCTGCCTCCATCTGGCGGTGGCGGGTGGGCAGCGGAACTTTGGCGGCGCGGTCCTGCCAACCTCCAGAGGCGATCTCAGCCCACACGGC includes the following:
- the LOC127305843 gene encoding EPIDERMAL PATTERNING FACTOR-like protein 1 — encoded protein: MAMSKSPLRAFLVAMVLSFLLGAATCSRTTTTLSSFQNLAEDKSRLGSTPPSCHNRCNACNPCKPIQVATTLPSGSSRPSTSRSAADEAAAYAQYSNYKPLGWKCRCAGRLYNP